Part of the bacterium genome is shown below.
CTACTGCAGTTCCCGCATCGTGGAATGGCTCGAATGTACGTCCGCAGAGTTCGTGCATACCACCGAGTTCGTAGATTCGTTCATGTCGCCTGAAGACCTACAGGGCTTCAATCACGCCTTCGCCGAACATGTCGCCGGGCATACCCCTCAGCTTCAGGTCGAAGAACGCTTCCTCACCAGAAACGGTAAGGTTGTCTGGCTGCTCACGCGCGGCAAAGTAATGGAATGGGACGAAAACGGCAGGCCGATGCGCGCTGTTGGAACGTGCACCAACATCACTTTGCGAAAGAACATTGAAACACGCGCAGCACAGCTCGGACAAATCCTTGAAAATGCCACAAACGAAGTCTTCATCGTAGACGTCGAGTCCGGCAGAATCCTCGAGGCAAACCGGCGTGCCCTGGCAAACATTGGCTATTCGCTTGAAGAGGTTCGCGAACTCTATGCGCAGGACATTGCCGAGGACAAATCTCCGCTCAGCCAACGTGAACACGTGCAGGCAATGCTGAACGGCGAAGCCGACGAAATGCGCAATTTGGGCATCCGCGTCCGCAAAGATGGAACGACCTACCCCTTTGAACACGTCGTGCAGTTGATGGAATGGTACGACCGCAAAGTATTCGTCTCCTTTGGAACGGACATCAGCGCGCGCCTGAATGCCGAACAAGAGTTGGGCCGTCTCGAAGGGCAATTGCGGCACGCGCAGCGACTGGAAACAATCGGCACGCTGGCCGGAGGTATCGCGCACGACTTCAATAACATCCTGACGCCGATCCTGGGCTATGCCGACATGGCGGCTGCTGATCTCGAACCCGGCTCCCGCGGTCGCCGCGACATCGAACAAGTGATTCAGGCCGCCTATCGCGCCAAAGGTCTCGTTCAGCAGATCCTCGCCTTCAGCCGCCAATCGGGTCAGGCTAAACAGCCGCTGCGGGTTGATCTCGTCGTCAAGGAAACCCTTCACTTGCTGCGCGCGTCGCTGCCGCCTAATGTCGAACTTACGCAGAATATCCACTGCGTCGGCAACGTGCTCTCGGATCCGACCTTGATCAATCAGATCGTCATGAACTTGTGCACGAACGCGGCACAGGCCATCGGCGCAGACGACGGCACCATCGGTGTTACGCTGACATACGAGGCCGTCACGCCCGTTGCAAACCCAGACGGCAATACGCTCGCGCCCGGGGAATATGCCGTGCTCACCGTGGCCGATTCCGGCGGCGGCATGGACGAAGAGACGCTCGGACGCGTCTTCGAACCGTTCTTCACGACCAAGGAAGTGGGGCAGGGGACCGGCCTCGGACTGTCCGTCGTCCATGGCATCGTCGCCGCGCATGCAGGTGCTATTCGCATTCAGTCCGCGCTCGGCAAAGGCACGCGCGTGACCGTCTGGCTGCCCCTCTATGGAGCAATCGAGCTCGCCGCCGTCTCCTACGATCCCGCGAAAATCAGCGGCACCGAGCATATCATCCTCTGCGACGACGACGAGACCATTGTTCTGCTCGGCAAAGAGATGCTCGAGTCGTTCGGCTACAAAGTGACCGCCGTCGCCGATCCCGTGGCCGCATTGGCCGCGCTCCAGGAGGCAGCACCGCGACCGTCCGCAATTGTCGTGGACGATGTCATGCCGATTCTCAGCGGCCGCGACGTTGCCCTCGCCGCGCACGACTTCGATCCAGATCTTCCCGTTATTCTACTGTCGGCCAGCGCCATGCACAGCCCCGATCCGCACACAGGTTCCGTGGTCCTGGCAAAACCGGTGAGCGCCAATGAACTCGCGCAAGCTGTTCGCGACGCCATTGATCTCGCTACTCAGAAGGCACTTTGTAAGGAGTAACCATGATTCGCATCCTCGTCATTGACGACGATCCCAACGTCCGCCAAATGCTCTGCAGCATGCTCGAACGAGAAGGATTTGAAACAGAGACCGCCGTCAACGGTCACCAAGGCATGGCTCAATTTCGCGCCAACCCGGCCCAATTGGTCATCACCGACATCATTATGCCCGAACAGGAAGGGATCGAAACCATCCGTCAACTCAAAACGGAATTCCCCGACGTGCCGGTCATCGCAATGTCCGGCGGCGGCCGAATCGGGCCATCCGACTACCTGAGCATGGCAAAACTCCTCGGGGCCGCCTACACCCTGTCCAAGCCCTTTGATCGCGCCCAATTGCTGATCGCCGTCCGCGACGTGCTCGGCGCGTCGCTGGTCTGATGTAAGAGCCCCTGTCCATGGGGCATTTTGCCCGCATGGAGAGGCACCGAGGACTTCCCGCTGGTTCTATCAAACCAAATTTCGCTGCGAAAAAAACTACACACTTGTTAATCAGGCGCTTAGAGCCTGTTCCCCGATCTGCCCACGTGGTGAGATTCTCACCGATCTCCCCATGCTCGCTTGACTTCCCCCCCCTCCCGTGACTATACTTAGTCGTGCATTTCATCACTTTGCACAGCCACGATTATTGACCCTGTACGATAAGTTTGTCATGAACCCACATTAGGAGATTTCGATGAAGTTGAGAATGATCTGTATGGCTCTCGCGCTGATGGCGCTGGCGTCGGTTAGCTTCGGCCAGTTTAACGCGGTGTTGTACACCACGGACACGTTCACGACGGGTTGCGACGGTGGCGATATGCTGCCGGACGGTAGCCCCGTGGTGTCGGTTTATTGGGATGCGAACAACAACGGCCCGGACGCGGCCGACGTGATTGCCCCTGACGCCGTGCAGTCGGTGTACGCGTTGAATGGCAACGACTATTTGGGTATTCCGGGCGCGTTCTATACGGACCCGGCGTTCACGTACAATGCGTTCACGCCTGCCGTGAGCAAGTTCTACGTGGTGGTTAATGCTCCGTCGGCTCGTTACACTTCGCGTGTTTTGACGATTCCGAACGCCTACAGTGAACACGACCTGACGGGTTCTTGGACCTGCCAAGTGACCGTCGTCCCCTGCGACGAACCGACCGAAATCAATATTGAGACCGTTGGTGGCCGCGACTTCCTTCCGGACGGCGCGACCTACACGAATTGCTTCGGCGCTTGCGCCGGCACGACTGTGACCATCTGCCTCGGTCCGTTGGCTCCGGACGAAATGCCGATTGCCGGTTTTGGTGAGTGCCAGGGCACGCCTGCATCGTTCTCGTTCGGTCAATGGCAGTATGTCGGTAACGCAATTTCTGGTATGTGGTGCTTGCAGCTCGTTATTGAGACCGAAGGCTGCATCTGCTTCCGTCTGGATGACATCCTCGCCGCTGAGCTTGGCAGCTTTGATGCCGTCGCGCGTGACAACAGCGTTGAACTGCGCTGGAACACGATTTCCGAATCCAACGTCGAAAGCTTCTCGGTCCTGCGCAAGATCGCCGGCCACGAGTCGTTCGACCTGATTGGCAATGTCGCTGCGGCCAACTCGGCCACCGGTGCGACCTATTCGTTCGTGGACAACGGCGCTGTCAACGGCACGTCGTATGAATACACGCTCGAAACCGTCAACCTGAGCGGCTCGCGTGAATCGTGGGGCGTTATCGCTTCGGCCACCCCGTCGGTTGACGCGGCCGTTGTGACGGAATACGCTCTGCATCAGAACTACCCGAACCCGTTCAACCCCTCGACGAACCTCGTGTTTGACGTGGTGGCTGAGAACGTCGTGAACCTGACGGTTTACAACGCGATGGGCCAGGAAGTTGCTTCGTTGGTGAACGGCACGATGGCCGCTGGCCGTCACACCGTTTCCTTCGACGCCGCCAACCTGACGTCGGGTCTGTACTTCTACACGGTGAAGATCGGCAACGAGTTCACCGCCACGAAGAAGATGCTGTTGGTTAAGTAAGCTTACCCCTTACCTTATGCAACGGGCCGCCCATTCGGGCGGCCCGTTGTTGTTTGACTTCCGACTTTTGCAAGGCTATATTGTGTTAGGTAGCTCGTAAAAAAGAACTCAATTGAGTCCGAGGTTGCCATGAGACTCGTTTCCTTTCTGTTCTTATGCATTGGCTTGTCTGCAATGGCGAAAGCACAATTCAACGCAATCCTTTACACGACTGAACCTTTCCGTAACAGGTGTCTTTCGAATTGCTGGTCGTACGTGCCCGAAAATCCGGCACACATGGTAAAAGTGTTCTGGGACCACAACAACAATGGTCCGGATGCCTCCGACCCGCTGGCTCCCGGCGCGGTTCAGAATGTCTACCACTTGAACGGTGCCGAATATCTTGGTATTCCCGGGGCGTTCTATACGGATCCGGCATTTACGTACAGCTCCTACACACCTAATCCGAGCAGGTTCTACGTTCAGGTCGAGATATATTGGGTCGAATGGTTTTCCGAAGTAATCACAATCAATCCCGGATACAGTGAACATGATCTAACAGGAACATGGTCCTGTTGGACCGAAGGTGTTCCGTGCCAGTCTGATGATGTTCATTTCTATTCTGATCCGTGGAACGACCCGGCGGAGGCATGTTTGAGACTGTGCGCTTACTTTCCAACCCCGATTTGCTTTCACGAACGAACTGAAGATGAGCGCCCTGTCGTTACGGTCGTTCCCTTATATCCCAGTTGCGCGACATTCAGCAACTGCTATGAAGATTGTTGCCCCGCTTCGTTTGCTTATGATGACGCCGGCTGGACGTATTTCCCCGAGCAGGCCACATGGTGCAATTGGATCTACCCGACGACCTACGGCTGCGCATGTTTAGTGGAGCAGTACCTTCCGGTCGAGTATGGCGCGTTCGAAGCATTGCCACGCAATCAAGCTGTGTTGGTGCAGTGGTCAACTGCGTCTGAGCATGACGTCGCCGAATTCAGGTTGTTCCGTGATGGCGATTTGATTCATCGAGTCGCGGCCTCTAACTCGGCGACAGGGATGCAATACGAGTTTCTTGACGAAGATCTCACCAACGGGACGCCATACACCTATTCGCTTGTTGTGGCCAACCTTGATGGATCGCTCGACCATTGGCCCACGACTGCCAGCGCATCACCGGTTTCCGACGCGACAGTCGTGTCCGAGTACGCGCTGCATCAAAACTACCCGAACCCCTTCAACGCCATGACGAGCATCGAATATGACGTTGCATCAGACAATCATGTGACGCTCGCGGTGCGCAACCTGTTGGGGCAGACGGTCGCGGAGTTGGTGAACAGCGGACAAGCCGCTGGCCGTCACACCGTCAGCTTCGACGCTGCCAACCTGACGTCGGGTCTGTACTTCTACACGGTGAAGATCGGCAACGAGTTCACCGCCACGAAGAAGATGCTGTTGGTTAAGTAACCAGCGTAGACGCTGGACCCAGTGCCGCTGGCGCGTGGGCCTGACGCTGTTGGATTTGCATTAGCGGGCCGCCCAATTGGGCGGCCCGTCGTTGTTTGCGAATTTCGTGCGAATCAGGGTATCCACTGCCGCCCTCACGGGGCAGTAGTGTTGCCATTCGTAAACAAATCTCCCGGACGTACCTGAAAATAAAACGAAATTGTGCCAAGGGCTTGCCTTGCCCTGAAAATGAGCGTAAATTCACTGGTTACCTGTTTTCCATATCCGCCAAGTCCTCATGTAACCGTAGGTGAAACAATATGAAACGTTGGTCCCGGATCGTATTTATTGGACTCTGTCTCCTGGCCGCCTCGTGGGCGGGTGCTGCGGAGTTCTCTTCGGCGCTGGAAGAAAAGCTCACGACCGTCAAGCCTGATGACTTCATCAGTTCGATCGTCATCCTCCCCAGTGCGGTAGACATTCGCGCACTCGACAATGCGCTGCACGCGCGTAAGGCCACCGTCGCCGAGCGCAATGCCGAGGTCATCTCGGCGCTGAAGTATAACGCCGCGCAAAATCAGCCGGCCTTCCTGTCCGAACTGGATGTCATGACCCGCGACGGCGTTGTCAAAGGCTACACGCCCTACTGGATTGACAATCTCGTGGTCATTTACGCGCAGGCGCAGTATCTCGAATCCTTGCGCATCCGCGGAGACATCGAATTCGTCACGACGAACTTCTCACCGGAACTGATTGAACCGCTGCGTATTCCCGAGAAGGGCGCCGATATGCGCGCGCCGCATAATCCGCTCGACACCGAAACCACCACGCCCGGCCAGAACGCCATCGGCGCTACCCGCGTCAATCGCGAACTGGGTATCACCGGACAAGGCGTGCTCGTCGCCAATTGCGACACGGGTGTGGATGGTACGCACCCTGCACTCTCCGCGCGTTGGCGCGGTAACTTCGCGCCCGTCAGCGAATGCTGGCGCGATGCCGCCGGACTCGGTCACGCTACGCCCCAGGACGGCAACGGCCACGGCACGCACGTCATGGGCACGATGGCCGGACGCGCCATCTCCGGCGTCGATACCAACACCGTCGGCTCCGCGCCGAACGCCCGTTGGATCGCGACCAATACGATTAACCAGGGCACCGGCTCCAATTTCGACAACGACGTGATTGCCGACTATCAGTGGTTCGCCAATCCCGACGGCAATATCAACACCACCGCCGATCTGCCCGACGTCATTCAGAATTCGTGGGGCGTGCACTCCGGCTTCGCAGGCTACTCACAGTGCGACACGCGCTGGAACTCCTTCATCCTGAACTGCGAAGCGGCCGGTCCGGTTGTCACGTGGTCTGCCGGTAATGAAGCCAGCTCCGGTCTCCGCACGCCGGCGATTCACTCAATGAGCGCCTATCAGATTTTCTCGGTCGGCGCCGTAGATGCCCAGGACGGTGCAGCACCGTATCCGATCGCCAGCTTCTCGAGCCTCGGACCCACGCCGTGCACTCCCGCCAGCCCCGATAACATCAAGCCCGAAATCTCTGCGCCCGGCGTCAACATCTATTCGTCCGTGCCGGGCGGCGGCTACAGCGGGACATACTCCGGCACCTCGATGGCCGGACCGCACGTTGCCGGCGTCGTTGCACTCATGCGCGAAGCCTGCCCCGATTGCGATCACATCACAATCAAAGACGCGATCATGACCACGGCCCTCGACCAAGGCACGGTCGGTCAGGACAATACCTACGGCCATGGCGTCATTCAGGCGTACGAAGCCGTCTTGGCCGTCTCGAATCTCGGCCGCATCGGCGGCGTGGTTACCGATGGCGCCAGTCCATTGTCCGGAGTGAAGGCCTATATCGCCAGCGCCGGCGCGCAAACGCTCACCGATGTCAGCGGTCAGTATTACATCGCTCTGTCGGAAGGCACCTACTCCGTCGAATACTCCAAATTCGGCTATGTCACGCAGACCATCGGCGGCTTGACCGTCGTGATTGACGACACAACCGTTCAGAACGTCACCTTATCCTTAGCCGCCACTGGCATTCTGTCCGGTGTCGTGACCGATTGCTTCGGCGCTCCGGCCGTGGGTGCGACAGTGGAACTACTGAATGTTCCGGTTGCTCCGACCACGACCAACGGCTCGGGCTTCTACTCCTTCACGATTCCGCAGGGAACGTACGATGTGCAGGCGTCCGGCGCGGGCTGCGGTGAGGCCACGGTAGCAGGCGTCGTCGTAACGGCCAATACCACTCAGAATATCACATTGCCGTCTGACCCGGCGTACGACTGCAGCGCGCCCGACGCGGGCGGCTATAGCGCTTGCGAAAACGGCGATGCCACTGGCCCGGTCTTCAATTGGTTTGAAGTCGCACCCAGCGCTGGCGGCCCCGGCACCGCGACGACGATCACGCTCGATGATGCCGGCCAGTCCGTTGCGCTGCCCTTCACGTATCGTCACTATGGTGTGGACTACAACAGCGTCTGGATCTGCTCGAACGGCTATGTGAATCTCGGCGGAACGAGCACGGCCTACGACAACGAAGCGCTGCCCAGTGCGACCATCGGTGCAGCCGTTGTTGCCTTCTGGGATGACCTCTATCCGCCTGACGGTGGCCAGATTGCCTACTATCACAATGCGGCTGAAAACGCCTTCATCATCGAGTGGTACCAAATCTCGCACTTCCCGTCGGGATCCAACTCGCCTGAGACGTTCCAGATCTGGCTCTACAATGCGGCAACCAATCCCGGACCCAACGGTGATAGTCAGGTCCGCATTCAGTACCAAACAACATCCAACATCACGAGCAACTCCGTCGGTATCGGCAGCGCCGCGGTCGGCAGTACCTATGCTTTCAATGGAACGCTCGACGTAACGTCGCAAGGCCTCGAGAACAGCCGGGTGATTACCTATGGCGGGTTCACGGTGCCTGAGTTGGGCACAATCTCGGGTACGGTGACGGATGGCTCGAATCTCCCGCTCGCCGGCGTGTCGGTTACCGTGCAAGGCTATCCGCAGAATGACATCACGGATGCCAACGGCCTCTACAGTCTCACGCTCACACCGGGCAGCTATGACCTGGACTATGCGAAGCTCGGCTATGGTCCGCAGACGCGCACGGGCGTCGTCGTGGTAGATCAGCAAATTACCGACGAAGACGTGCAGATGTTTGCCTTGCCGGTTGTGACGTTTGTGGATGAAGACTTCGAAACGGGCGCACCGGGCTGGACCCACGACGCCGCGGCGGGTTGGGTGGACAACTGGCATGTTTCCACCGAGCGCGCGCTGTCGGGCACGCAGTCGTACAAGTGCGGTGATGTTGCCACTGGCAACTATGCGAACCTCTGCGACGCTCGTTTGACGTCTCCCGTGTGGTCGAACCTCCCGGCTTCAGCGAGCTTGAGCTTCGCGGCGCAGATCGAATCGGAAATCTCCGGCGTCTATGCGGACTCAGCCTATGACGGCGGCTGGGTGGAAATCTCCGTTAACGGCGGCGCGTGGACCAATATCGTCCCGACGCCTGCCTATGACAAGACGTTCCGCTATCGCGCAGGCGGCGGCAATCCATACAGCGGCCCCGTCCCCGGTGGGCGCTGCTATGCCGGTACGATTACGACGTGGACGAACTACACTCTTGATCTCGCCGCGTACGAAGCCCAAAGCGTGCAGCTGCGCTTCCGCTTTGGTTCTGATGCCGGTACCAACCGCGAAGGCTGGTACGTGGATGACATCATCGGCACCGGCTACGGCGACGCCGTTCCCGATGCACCGGCCAACCTGACCATCGCCGTCAGCGGCACGGATCTCGTGTTCCGCTGGGACGGTACCGGCCCGCTCTATCACCTGATGAGCGCTGCCACATCGGACGGCCCGTACGAGACGATTGCCGGAACTACCGCCGCCACCACGTTGACGATACCCGTGCCCGCCGACGGGACGCGTTACTACGTCGTTGTGGCCACCAACGGCTTTGCCGTGTCGGCGCCCTCGATGCCGCGCAGTTTGAATTTGCGCTGATCGCAGATTCCCATGCATCACAAAAAGGCCCTCGCGCAAGCGAGGGCCTTTTGTCATAAGGAGTATTCCGTTGTCCGTCTTATCGCACCCGCAGTGCCCGCGCGTCGCGCCGGATTGCTAAAGGAATGTAGTCGCCCCGCCGCGCCACAACCGCCAGATGATAGCGTTCGCCGATCGTCAACGCAATGGTCGCCGTGGTTGCCGTGCCCGGCACTTCAGCCTGCCACGCCCACACCGAATCCTCGGGCTGCGCGCGATAAATGTCGTACGCGTCGGGCTCGAACGGATGGCCTAACACATCGTCCGTCACCGCCATCCAATAGAGACGCAGCGAGTCACCCTCCACGTGCAGGGTCAGGTCCTTCGCCGCCGACGGCGGTGCGTCCGGCGCGGATGCAACCAGCAGCATCTGATCAAAAATCGCCTTCCATCCCGTGGACAAAGCATTCTTGCCCGGAGTCCGCACCGTGACCGTGTTGTAACCTGTGTTCAATGTCACCGTGTTGCCCCACAGAGTATCCGTGCGCTCCCAGCTCTGATACAGCGTGTTCAAATACATATCCGTCGTCGCCAGCGCCGCCTGACCGTTCACTTCAATGCTCACCTGCGCAGCGTTGCTTGTGCGGCCGAAAAAGAACGCTGTCTGGAAACTGCCGCCAGTCGGTGCCCAAAACGGAAGTGTCACGAAGCTCGTCCCATTCGCGCCCGTCAGCACATACGCCGCCATCCGGCCCCACGGATTCGTATTGTCGTGCCGAATCCAATCCCGACACCACTCTTCCTTGATCCGCGCGCCTGACCAACTGATATGCCGCAAAATCTCAGGCTCAAGCCGAAACCAATAACGATAGTGTAACAAACTATCCGCCACCGCCACGCCGCTAACTTCCGCCGCCGCGGTAACCGCATAGTCGCCTTCATACAGCCCCGCCGGAACGCGGACTCTGCCGGTCAATGTCCGCAGCGCCGTAGCATACGGAGTGGGACCGGCCCACGGACATGGCAGGCCGTCAATCGAAATCGTCGCCGTTTCCGTTTCGTGTAATCCATGCAGCTCAATATCCAGCGTATCCCCGGCGCTGACAATATTGCCAATGTCCACGCGCACGGGTCTGAACCACAGCGTCGGCCCGCCCAGATATTCCCAGGCCGAATCCACGGTGTCCAGCCCCGCGTCCGTCCACATGATCAGCGGATAAGTGCCCATAGGCAGCGAATCGGCCATGCCGAATGTCGCGTCAAAAATCGAATCGGGATTGACCGTCAGGAATGAGGTCTCGTGCAACTCGAGCGGTGTGTCGCCTAACTGTGCGCCATACACCGCCACCTGCGGATCCAGCCCTGAACCAATAATGCGCAGTGTTTCACCCGCATGCGTCGCCTGATCGCCGCTTTCGTCCACGGCCCGCCATGTCGGTCGCTCAAGATACGCGTAAGCCATTGTCCGATAGTGCCCCGCCAGATTATTGAAGCGGCCCACCTCGGTATCGTAATGCAGACTCGTCGTGAATGGAATCGGATCGTTATTGTGCCAGCGATAGGCCGCCGCTGTGTCCGCCAAATAGGCTACGCAGCCGTGCAGCGGCAATTGCGTATAGACGGGCGTCCAATAACGGCCGCCTTTGAAATAATCCTCCGTGCCGGTTCCGTGCCACGTCGCCGTGGACTCGCCGTCAATGTAAAAATACTCATCGCCTTCCAGCA
Proteins encoded:
- a CDS encoding response regulator produces the protein MIRILVIDDDPNVRQMLCSMLEREGFETETAVNGHQGMAQFRANPAQLVITDIIMPEQEGIETIRQLKTEFPDVPVIAMSGGGRIGPSDYLSMAKLLGAAYTLSKPFDRAQLLIAVRDVLGASLV
- a CDS encoding T9SS type A sorting domain-containing protein, which produces MKLRMICMALALMALASVSFGQFNAVLYTTDTFTTGCDGGDMLPDGSPVVSVYWDANNNGPDAADVIAPDAVQSVYALNGNDYLGIPGAFYTDPAFTYNAFTPAVSKFYVVVNAPSARYTSRVLTIPNAYSEHDLTGSWTCQVTVVPCDEPTEINIETVGGRDFLPDGATYTNCFGACAGTTVTICLGPLAPDEMPIAGFGECQGTPASFSFGQWQYVGNAISGMWCLQLVIETEGCICFRLDDILAAELGSFDAVARDNSVELRWNTISESNVESFSVLRKIAGHESFDLIGNVAAANSATGATYSFVDNGAVNGTSYEYTLETVNLSGSRESWGVIASATPSVDAAVVTEYALHQNYPNPFNPSTNLVFDVVAENVVNLTVYNAMGQEVASLVNGTMAAGRHTVSFDAANLTSGLYFYTVKIGNEFTATKKMLLVK
- a CDS encoding T9SS type A sorting domain-containing protein — its product is MVKVFWDHNNNGPDASDPLAPGAVQNVYHLNGAEYLGIPGAFYTDPAFTYSSYTPNPSRFYVQVEIYWVEWFSEVITINPGYSEHDLTGTWSCWTEGVPCQSDDVHFYSDPWNDPAEACLRLCAYFPTPICFHERTEDERPVVTVVPLYPSCATFSNCYEDCCPASFAYDDAGWTYFPEQATWCNWIYPTTYGCACLVEQYLPVEYGAFEALPRNQAVLVQWSTASEHDVAEFRLFRDGDLIHRVAASNSATGMQYEFLDEDLTNGTPYTYSLVVANLDGSLDHWPTTASASPVSDATVVSEYALHQNYPNPFNAMTSIEYDVASDNHVTLAVRNLLGQTVAELVNSGQAAGRHTVSFDAANLTSGLYFYTVKIGNEFTATKKMLLVK
- a CDS encoding carboxypeptidase regulatory-like domain-containing protein; the encoded protein is MKRWSRIVFIGLCLLAASWAGAAEFSSALEEKLTTVKPDDFISSIVILPSAVDIRALDNALHARKATVAERNAEVISALKYNAAQNQPAFLSELDVMTRDGVVKGYTPYWIDNLVVIYAQAQYLESLRIRGDIEFVTTNFSPELIEPLRIPEKGADMRAPHNPLDTETTTPGQNAIGATRVNRELGITGQGVLVANCDTGVDGTHPALSARWRGNFAPVSECWRDAAGLGHATPQDGNGHGTHVMGTMAGRAISGVDTNTVGSAPNARWIATNTINQGTGSNFDNDVIADYQWFANPDGNINTTADLPDVIQNSWGVHSGFAGYSQCDTRWNSFILNCEAAGPVVTWSAGNEASSGLRTPAIHSMSAYQIFSVGAVDAQDGAAPYPIASFSSLGPTPCTPASPDNIKPEISAPGVNIYSSVPGGGYSGTYSGTSMAGPHVAGVVALMREACPDCDHITIKDAIMTTALDQGTVGQDNTYGHGVIQAYEAVLAVSNLGRIGGVVTDGASPLSGVKAYIASAGAQTLTDVSGQYYIALSEGTYSVEYSKFGYVTQTIGGLTVVIDDTTVQNVTLSLAATGILSGVVTDCFGAPAVGATVELLNVPVAPTTTNGSGFYSFTIPQGTYDVQASGAGCGEATVAGVVVTANTTQNITLPSDPAYDCSAPDAGGYSACENGDATGPVFNWFEVAPSAGGPGTATTITLDDAGQSVALPFTYRHYGVDYNSVWICSNGYVNLGGTSTAYDNEALPSATIGAAVVAFWDDLYPPDGGQIAYYHNAAENAFIIEWYQISHFPSGSNSPETFQIWLYNAATNPGPNGDSQVRIQYQTTSNITSNSVGIGSAAVGSTYAFNGTLDVTSQGLENSRVITYGGFTVPELGTISGTVTDGSNLPLAGVSVTVQGYPQNDITDANGLYSLTLTPGSYDLDYAKLGYGPQTRTGVVVVDQQITDEDVQMFALPVVTFVDEDFETGAPGWTHDAAAGWVDNWHVSTERALSGTQSYKCGDVATGNYANLCDARLTSPVWSNLPASASLSFAAQIESEISGVYADSAYDGGWVEISVNGGAWTNIVPTPAYDKTFRYRAGGGNPYSGPVPGGRCYAGTITTWTNYTLDLAAYEAQSVQLRFRFGSDAGTNREGWYVDDIIGTGYGDAVPDAPANLTIAVSGTDLVFRWDGTGPLYHLMSAATSDGPYETIAGTTAATTLTIPVPADGTRYYVVVATNGFAVSAPSMPRSLNLR
- a CDS encoding DUF2961 domain-containing protein, with the translated sequence MLFLIPAAVVWGQSYWDYMLHPERLSWPLEGEVVHFSSWARNGSNSDLGYYYGTAPDGYQKLCDIEGPGVVTAMWWTQDNTTPQWRWRLYVDNLATAIIDTPLAAPFGDMSPFLPPVADSSSGGYYCYVPIPFQNHLRITYNDAWDIYFHVTVLKLPAGTQVPSFTMPPSPDYMEHLDSLAARLTTPATPIYVTRDAFHDTSGVLGIGQTVTVYDKELNGQTRRMLLRLQNRTQTVFENFWVRVFTDGYPLPDIEGPLSVAWATPIGWRIFQSTGAGKTGDSLYFNLPIVTDRKLHIEFENRTPQAQPFAFTIETANGDVGPYRLTGQYREADPTRLWENYVIADFKGAGNFVGTVQDMQQPDNHVLEGDEYFYIDGESTATWHGTGTEDYFKGGRYWTPVYTQLPLHGCVAYLADTAAAYRWHNNDPIPFTTSLHYDTEVGRFNNLAGHYRTMAYAYLERPTWRAVDESGDQATHAGETLRIIGSGLDPQVAVYGAQLGDTPLELHETSFLTVNPDSIFDATFGMADSLPMGTYPLIMWTDAGLDTVDSAWEYLGGPTLWFRPVRVDIGNIVSAGDTLDIELHGLHETETATISIDGLPCPWAGPTPYATALRTLTGRVRVPAGLYEGDYAVTAAAEVSGVAVADSLLHYRYWFRLEPEILRHISWSGARIKEEWCRDWIRHDNTNPWGRMAAYVLTGANGTSFVTLPFWAPTGGSFQTAFFFGRTSNAAQVSIEVNGQAALATTDMYLNTLYQSWERTDTLWGNTVTLNTGYNTVTVRTPGKNALSTGWKAIFDQMLLVASAPDAPPSAAKDLTLHVEGDSLRLYWMAVTDDVLGHPFEPDAYDIYRAQPEDSVWAWQAEVPGTATTATIALTIGERYHLAVVARRGDYIPLAIRRDARALRVR